DNA sequence from the Gemmatimonadota bacterium genome:
CTAGACTAATTCTCAGTTTCGTTGAGACGAATTCTAGTCACGGGCCCGGCGCGTCGGTCGGACCGTTGGCGAACAATGGGGAGGCGCGTGTGCCGACACCGGCCGTCGAGGACTACCTCAAGGCGATCTACAACGCGACCACCGGCGAGGGCGCCGCGTCGACGTCGGTCGTGGCGGAGACGCTGGGCGTGTCCGCCGCGTCGGTGTCGGGCATGCTGCGCCGGCTCGCCGAGCAGGACCTGATCGAATACGAGCGCTATTACGGCGCGCGCCTGACGCGCGAGGGCCGAACCGCGGCGCTGCGCACCATTCGCCGGCACCGGATCCTGGAGGCCTTCCTGGTCGAGGTGCTGGGCTACTCGTGGGACTCCGTGCACGAAGAGGCCGAGCGGCTGGAGCACGCCGCGTCCGACGAGTTGGTGGACCACATGGCCGCCGCCCTGGGCGATCCCGCCGAGGATCCGCACGGCGCCCCGATCCCCGAGTCCGGCGTGGAGTTCAGCGAGCAGCGCTGGCCCGCGCTGTCCGACCTCGACGTGGGCGAGCGCGGCGTGGTGCGGCGGGTGGCCGACGAGAGCCCGGAAGCCCTGCGCTACCTGGGCGAGCTGGAGTTGCGGCCCGGGGCGCGCGTGAGGGTGGTCGACCGGGCGCCGCTCGGCGGCCCCATCACGGTGCGGGTGGGCGGACAGGAGCGCGTCCTGGGCAGAGAGATGTGCGACTCCGTGCGCGTGCAGCGCGCGGGAGCGAGAGGACAGGTGGAGCATGTCTGACAAGAGCGGGGACAGGGGCATGTCCCGGCGCAACCTCCTGCGCGCCGGGGCGGTGGGCGCGGCGGGCGTGGCGGTGGGAGGAGCGGCCCGTGCGCTCCAGCAGGGTGCCAGCCCGGAGCAGCTCCAGGGCGCGGCGCAGCTCGTGAGCAGCCACGGCCACGTGGCGAGCAACGACGCGGTGGGCGACATCCAGCCGGGCGGCTTCGACCCGACCGCGTTCCTGACCGACTTCGACTACGGCCGCGTCTCGACCCTGGCCGACGGACGCACGCTGCGCGAGTACGACATGGTCGCGATCGACGAGGACATCGAGGTCGCGCCGGGCGTGTGGTTCCCCGCCTGGACCTACAACGGCCAGGTGCCGGGCCCCACGATCAGGTGCACCGAGGGCGACCGCCTGCGCGTCAACTTCCGCAACGCCGGCAGCCACCCGCACACCATCCACTTCCACGGCACGCACCCGGCGGAGGCGGACGGCGTGTTCGAGATCGTGGAACCGGGCGGCAGCTACACCTACGAGTTCGACGCCGAGCCGTTCGGCCTGCACCTCTACCACTGCCACGCGATCCCGCTGAAGCGCCACATCCACAAGGGCCTCTACGGGACCTTCATCGTCGACCCGCCGGGCGGCCGCGAGCCGGCGCGCGAGCTGGTCATGGTGATGAACGGCTTCGACACCAACTTCGACGGCTCCAACGAGATCTACGCCGTCAACACGGTCGGCTTCCACTACCAGCGCCACCCCATCAAGCTCGCGCTGAACGAGCTCGTGCGGGTCTACCTGGTCAACCTGACCGAGTTCGACCTGATCAACTCGCTGCACATGCACGGCAACATGTTCCGGCTCTACCGCACAGGCACCGACCTGGAGCGCTCCGAGCTGACCGACACCGTCACGCTGTGCCAGGGCGAGCGCGCCGTGCTGGAGTTCAGCTACAGGTTCCCCGGCCGCTTCATGTTCCACGCGCACCAGAGCGAGTTCGCCGAGCTGGGCTGGATGGCGATGTTCGACGTGAGCGGCGAGGAGGCCCCCGTTGTCTGACGGCGCGGCGGGGACCGACACGGCCGTGGCCGCTGACGATGCGGGCGCGGGCGATGGAGGCGCGGCTCGTCCCGGCCCGCCGGCGTGGCTCCTGGGGGTCGGCCCGCTGGTGCTGCTCGCCGGACTCCTGTTCGCGCTCTTCCGCTTCGGCCCGCTGGGCCTCTTCGACGAGGCGTTCCCCCCGGTCGAGGAGCTGACGATCGAGCGCATCTGGTTCCCGGGACCGGGCGTCATGAAGGTCGCCGTGGTGAACGGCGGCCCCGAGGCCGTGACGATCGCGCAGTTGGCCGTGGACGACGCGGTGTGGAGCCACGAGTTGGACGGAGAGCGGACCATCGGCCGGCTGGAGCGGCGCGTGATCACCGTGCCCTACCCGTGGGTGGAGGGCGAGCCGCACCAGGTCGTGCTCATCACCAACACCGGCGTGACCTTCGACGCGGGCGTGGACGTCGCCACCACCGCGCCCCCGGTGGGCGGGCGCTACCTGGGCGCGTTCGCGTTGCTGGGGATGTACGTGGGCGTGCTGCCGGTGCTGCTGGGCCTGCTGTGGCTTCCCTTCCTGCGCCGCATCGAGCGGCGCTGGGTGGACTTCTTCATGGCGCTCACCGTTGGGCTGCTGGTGTTCCTGGGGGTGGACGCGCTGCTGGAGGCGTTCGAGGTGGCCGGCGAGGTGCCGGGCGCCTTCCAGGGGACGGGCCTGCTGCTGATGGGCGCGCTGGGTACGCCGCTCGCCGTCAACGCGCTGGGCCGCGCGCGCCGCAACCCCGACGGCACCGCCGCGCCCTTCCAGCTCGCGCTCCTGGTGGCGCTCGCGATCGGGCTGCACAACCTGGGGGAGGGGCTGGCGATCGGCGGCGCGTACGCGTCGGGCGCCA
Encoded proteins:
- a CDS encoding metal-dependent transcriptional regulator → MPTPAVEDYLKAIYNATTGEGAASTSVVAETLGVSAASVSGMLRRLAEQDLIEYERYYGARLTREGRTAALRTIRRHRILEAFLVEVLGYSWDSVHEEAERLEHAASDELVDHMAAALGDPAEDPHGAPIPESGVEFSEQRWPALSDLDVGERGVVRRVADESPEALRYLGELELRPGARVRVVDRAPLGGPITVRVGGQERVLGREMCDSVRVQRAGARGQVEHV
- a CDS encoding multicopper oxidase domain-containing protein, which produces MSDKSGDRGMSRRNLLRAGAVGAAGVAVGGAARALQQGASPEQLQGAAQLVSSHGHVASNDAVGDIQPGGFDPTAFLTDFDYGRVSTLADGRTLREYDMVAIDEDIEVAPGVWFPAWTYNGQVPGPTIRCTEGDRLRVNFRNAGSHPHTIHFHGTHPAEADGVFEIVEPGGSYTYEFDAEPFGLHLYHCHAIPLKRHIHKGLYGTFIVDPPGGREPARELVMVMNGFDTNFDGSNEIYAVNTVGFHYQRHPIKLALNELVRVYLVNLTEFDLINSLHMHGNMFRLYRTGTDLERSELTDTVTLCQGERAVLEFSYRFPGRFMFHAHQSEFAELGWMAMFDVSGEEAPVV
- a CDS encoding metal transporter, with the protein product MSDGAAGTDTAVAADDAGAGDGGAARPGPPAWLLGVGPLVLLAGLLFALFRFGPLGLFDEAFPPVEELTIERIWFPGPGVMKVAVVNGGPEAVTIAQLAVDDAVWSHELDGERTIGRLERRVITVPYPWVEGEPHQVVLITNTGVTFDAGVDVATTAPPVGGRYLGAFALLGMYVGVLPVLLGLLWLPFLRRIERRWVDFFMALTVGLLVFLGVDALLEAFEVAGEVPGAFQGTGLLLMGALGTPLAVNALGRARRNPDGTAAPFQLALLVALAIGLHNLGEGLAIGGAYASGAIALGAFLVVGFLVHNTTEGLAIVAPLARESISIAPLVALGLLAGVPTILGAWIGGFSSSPIAVTLFLAIGAGAVAQVVIELARFFGRRAESGLTAPLNAAGLLLGLAVMYLTGLLVTG